The Haloarcula sp. H-GB4 genome segment TGAAGCTCATCTTTGTCCGGGTACTCGGCTCGAAAAAGAGGAGGCCAAGCAGCGTGTCGCTGTGCCGGTCCGCGAACGCTCCCGGGTCAGCCGCGATGTCAGCCGCGTGGTCGAGCACCGTCTCGATGTCGCCCCGCGAGAGTTGTTTCGCGCTGATGATGTGGTCGTGCCGCATTTCACTCGATACCGCGCTCCGGACGCTCTTGAATCCCCCGACACGGGAATTGAACAATCACGTACATCGTCAGGTTCGGCTTCGAGAGCAGCGGAACTGGGTTCGAAAGCGGTGTCAGAAGGCGCGTAGCGGTCGTAATAACAGAACGAGGCGACTCGTCAGGGATTGCTCTGCCAGACATCGACGCGGGGCTCGGTGTATGCCTTGCCGACGATGTCTGGGATGCCGTCACCGTCGAGGTCGACGACCTTCGCCTCGTGGGTAGGGATACCGGTGTTCAGTTCTTTCTGCTCGAAATTCCCCGCGCCGTCGTTGTGGAACACGAGCTGTCGCGGTTCATGCCCTTCCTCCAGACCCATTTCCGCGACGAAGATGTCAGGACTGCCGTCGCCGTCGAAGTCCGCCACGTCGAGGCTGTGTGGGTTCGAGAGGTCGTCGTGCAACAGAGTCAGGTCCCACTCGGGCGGGTCGAACACGCCCAGCCTGGCCGGACGGTCGTCGAGATACGGTTCGTCACCCTCGACGAGGATTATTTCCAGGTCGCCGTCGCCATCGACGTCCTCGATAGCGACACGAGTACACTGCCAGTCCTCTACGATTGGTTCCCGGTCCCACCCGTCTGCCGTCCGGTGGAAGACGTTGGGGCCGGCGACGATTTCGACCTCGCCGTCCCCGTCGACATCTTCGACAGCGACACCTTCGACATCGAGGTCCTCAGCGACGACATGGCGGTTCGCCACCGGCCACGGTTCGCTCGTTGGGTCCTCAGGAATATCGTAGTAGAACACCGTCTTGGACTCCTGAGACAGTCCGACGACCTCG includes the following:
- a CDS encoding VCBS repeat-containing protein, translated to MYPKGWDMNLHHERIEASPPASTMSFCLTTDLTGNGRPDVVVGALGDEHEVQFPLVDKSVDLLSVFGMGPLARWLQTNVFWYENPGWERHDVASAPELSVGGSLGDITGNGRPDMVAGQNIHQHKLWWFEIPNDPREQWTRRLITDDFEKYHDTAVADVDGDGQNEVVGLSQESKTVFYYDIPEDPTSEPWPVANRHVVAEDLDVEGVAVEDVDGDGEVEIVAGPNVFHRTADGWDREPIVEDWQCTRVAIEDVDGDGDLEIILVEGDEPYLDDRPARLGVFDPPEWDLTLLHDDLSNPHSLDVADFDGDGSPDIFVAEMGLEEGHEPRQLVFHNDGAGNFEQKELNTGIPTHEAKVVDLDGDGIPDIVGKAYTEPRVDVWQSNP